The proteins below come from a single bacterium genomic window:
- a CDS encoding TraR/DksA family transcriptional regulator, which translates to MEAKRLVYFKRLLLKKKEELEDQLAEIEAKFVSSQQEASNDLSAYPLHTADLATDAETREEESLVISSIVNELDKVNKAIEKIDSNTYGLCEKCGSEISERRLKLIPYAEFCTKCGSPWSGEEKR; encoded by the coding sequence ATGGAGGCTAAAAGACTTGTATACTTTAAGAGACTACTTTTAAAAAAGAAAGAAGAGCTTGAAGACCAGTTAGCTGAAATTGAGGCCAAATTTGTAAGTTCACAGCAAGAAGCTTCAAACGACCTATCTGCATATCCGCTACATACAGCTGACCTTGCCACAGATGCAGAGACAAGAGAGGAGGAATCGCTCGTTATTAGTTCAATTGTAAACGAACTTGATAAGGTTAACAAGGCTATTGAGAAGATAGATTCTAATACTTATGGCCTGTGTGAGAAGTGTGGCAGTGAAATATCTGAGAGGCGGCTTAAGCTCATCCCTTATGCAGAATTTTGCACTAAATGTGGTTCACCGTGGAGTGGGGAAGAAAAGCGATAA
- a CDS encoding glycosyltransferase family 4 protein → MKICIVSDLYYPYPGGVSEHVYHTSHELMKMGHEVKILTTSYKTYLWRDYETYEIDSRDKQVSPEDVIRLGIAIPYPTNRSVGVIPIGFRLNEKVKKVLNSSGSFDIIHMHGPSPSLPLIALRCSSAINILTFHAHAPDLKLYKYFTYIIQPYIRKIDAAIAVSRVALTTMQRYLSYRQAGIQIPYTIIPNGVDTKRFSPEVDGLEKFRQVSSEAGHNILFIGRFEPRKGLKYLIQAFQIVRQEFHDSKLIVVGKGWLSKIKNQNAKIKNIYFEGFISPEILPRYYTSCDVFCSPAIGMESFGIVLLEAMASGKPVVATNIPGYREVITNGLNGILVEPKNPKSIADAIIGIFKNNELRTRLAKEGREAALRYSWDKVTRKIEQFYYEIAEKKRGGTSNCHCRDRPCRDEAISR, encoded by the coding sequence ATGAAAATTTGTATTGTGTCTGACTTATATTATCCATACCCGGGTGGGGTCTCAGAGCATGTATACCATACTTCTCACGAGCTTATGAAGATGGGGCATGAAGTTAAGATATTGACAACATCTTACAAGACATACCTATGGCGGGACTACGAAACCTATGAGATAGATAGTAGAGATAAACAGGTATCACCTGAAGATGTAATTAGACTTGGCATAGCAATCCCATATCCGACAAATAGGTCAGTCGGTGTTATCCCTATTGGGTTTAGACTAAATGAAAAGGTTAAAAAAGTGCTAAACTCATCGGGTAGCTTTGACATAATTCATATGCATGGGCCTAGCCCTTCTTTACCACTTATAGCACTCAGGTGTTCAAGTGCAATAAATATTCTGACATTTCATGCTCATGCACCTGACCTAAAATTGTATAAATATTTTACATATATAATACAGCCCTATATAAGGAAAATAGATGCTGCAATTGCAGTATCTCGTGTAGCTCTCACTACTATGCAAAGATACCTGTCTTACCGCCAGGCAGGCATACAAATACCGTACACAATCATTCCTAATGGGGTAGATACCAAAAGGTTTTCTCCTGAGGTTGATGGACTTGAAAAATTCAGACAGGTATCATCTGAAGCCGGGCATAATATTCTATTTATTGGCAGATTTGAGCCAAGAAAAGGATTAAAATATCTGATTCAGGCGTTCCAGATAGTACGCCAAGAGTTTCACGATTCCAAGCTCATTGTCGTAGGCAAAGGATGGTTAAGTAAAATCAAAAATCAAAATGCAAAAATCAAAAATATTTATTTTGAAGGGTTTATATCACCAGAGATTTTACCCCGATATTATACGTCGTGTGATGTTTTTTGTTCACCTGCAATAGGGATGGAAAGTTTTGGTATAGTCCTACTTGAGGCAATGGCTTCAGGAAAGCCAGTAGTTGCTACTAATATACCAGGATATAGGGAAGTCATAACTAATGGCTTAAATGGAATATTAGTTGAACCTAAAAATCCTAAGTCTATTGCAGATGCTATAATAGGAATATTCAAGAACAATGAACTCAGGACACGATTAGCAAAAGAGGGGAGGGAGGCAGCACTTAGATATTCGTGGGATAAGGTGACAAGAAAAATAGAGCAGTTTTATTACGAGATAGCTGAGAAGAAAAGAGGTGGCACCTCAAACTGTCATTGCAGGGACCGACCCTGTCGGGACGAAGCAATCTCAAGATGA
- the nth gene encoding endonuclease III, whose amino-acid sequence MKKLTSNNKGGAGLHALFCVGTDVPAILSFFKRKYGLTPLLSLRATLNPGLTARAGLFQGKQSHPYKVLISTILSQRTKDGVTHTVTKRLFSKYSTARGATSPDEFKSLSTKEIESLIKPVGFYKVKAKWIKEIAAILVDKFDSKVPNTLSELLSLPGVGRKTANCVLAYGFGIPALPVDTHVHRISNRLGIVKTNTPYETEQALMQVIPREYWGTLNTAMVEFGKEICRPVKPRCKGCELNKLCKYRNLQRFVENL is encoded by the coding sequence ATGAAAAAATTAACATCAAACAATAAAGGAGGGGCAGGTCTTCACGCCCTGTTCTGTGTCGGGACGGATGTACCTGCCATTCTATCTTTCTTTAAAAGAAAATATGGATTGACCCCTCTTTTGTCATTGCGAGCGACCCTGAACCCTGGCCTGACTGCCAGGGCAGGCTTGTTTCAGGGGAAGCAATCTCATCCTTATAAAGTTCTCATATCAACTATACTTTCACAACGCACTAAAGATGGGGTTACACATACTGTAACCAAACGATTATTCTCAAAATATTCTACTGCCAGAGGTGCGACCTCACCAGATGAGTTTAAATCACTCTCAACTAAGGAAATTGAGTCACTGATTAAGCCAGTTGGCTTCTATAAGGTCAAGGCAAAATGGATAAAGGAGATCGCAGCTATTCTTGTAGATAAATTTGATTCTAAAGTTCCTAATACACTATCTGAGTTACTTTCTTTACCCGGAGTTGGACGAAAGACTGCAAACTGTGTACTCGCATACGGGTTTGGAATACCAGCGCTTCCTGTTGATACACATGTGCACCGTATATCTAACAGGTTAGGGATTGTGAAAACAAATACCCCCTATGAGACAGAGCAAGCTCTGATGCAGGTGATACCACGAGAGTACTGGGGCACATTAAATACAGCAATGGTTGAATTTGGTAAAGAAATCTGTAGACCAGTAAAGCCAAGATGTAAGGGATGCGAACTAAATAAATTATGCAAATATAGAAACTTGCAGAGATTCGTAGAAAATTTATGA
- the lspA gene encoding signal peptidase II → MWFTVEWGRKAIIVSLSVLGADQLSKLWVSSQFSQSQSVKVIGDFMRITLIQNPHAIFGLQVKLPFIPLVILAVCAVCLFLWRSRATALSFILGGAVGNLIDRIRIKAVIDFIDLGVSKLRWPVFNIADSCITIGILWLIIKGLKAK, encoded by the coding sequence ATGTGGTTCACCGTGGAGTGGGGAAGAAAAGCGATAATTGTAAGCTTAAGTGTGTTAGGAGCTGACCAATTGAGCAAATTATGGGTATCAAGTCAATTTAGTCAATCACAATCAGTTAAGGTTATAGGTGATTTTATGAGAATTACACTTATACAAAATCCACACGCCATCTTTGGGCTACAAGTTAAGCTCCCGTTCATACCACTTGTAATCCTTGCAGTTTGTGCAGTATGTCTTTTCTTATGGAGGTCGAGAGCTACTGCACTCTCATTTATATTAGGGGGTGCTGTTGGAAACCTAATAGATAGAATAAGAATTAAAGCAGTTATAGATTTTATTGATTTGGGGGTAAGTAAATTAAGGTGGCCTGTCTTTAATATTGCAGATTCCTGTATAACTATTGGAATACTGTGGCTAATTATTAAAGGGTTAAAAGCAAAGTAA
- a CDS encoding acyl-CoA dehydratase activase: protein MRDLYIGIDIGSVSINVAVLDSRGLINQTPTVLKDWYVRIEGEPLKRTYDTLKLVFNSYHESEFAGMSATGRGGKLLSKILNIPFVNEILAHTISTGTLYPQVKSIIEIGGEDSKLILIEYDKNLGMHVIKDFAMNTICAAGTGSFLDQQAARIGIGIDEFSKLALTSIHPPRIAGRCSVFANTDMIHLQQEATPVNDIVAGLCFALARNFKSVIAKGKKVTKPVSFQGGVAANKGMVRAFKETFELSEVSYGKDGDLIIPTYFASMGAIGCALNQIKNAKLEIRNWKLEIEKIPEFLANRKEEHKGLPPLKEVRPKVIAHHWLQSTVLSDVGAYPSRTVTGRDSNTPLPVWLGIDVGSISTNVVLVDENKNIIARRYLWTAGRPIDAVLRGLKEIGEEVGNRVEVKGVGTTGSGRYMIGDLVGADVVKNEITAQARASIEVDPTVDTIFEIGGQDSKYISLQNGTILDFEMNKVCAAGTGSFLEEQAERLNLNIKDEFGKCALDSKSPIRLGERCTVFMQSDLTAWQQKGANREDLAAGLSYSIVYNYLNKVVGNKPIGDNIFFQGAVAHNKGVVAAFESVLNKPVTVPPHNDVTGAIGVAIIAMERMKDRIQESGDRIISKFKGFDLCKKRYNVESFECDKCPNSCEIKKVMLEGEEPLYYGSRCERYEKKLKVKSKKLKVDLFDIRNELLLKSYNPQHTAHDSQPVIGIPMSLIFHEYLPFWVTFFQELGCKVILSNATNRKIVHDGVEVVTSEHCFPVKACHGHILNLIEKKVDYIFIPSIISMQKEDHKIQESYTCPFEQAIPYVIDAALNPEAKEIKLIKPILYLKRGKKHIEEVMTKVGNKLGKGKSAVIHALNKADEAQSEFYKAIKLMGKDIIDSLEELAIVIVGRPYNTCDTGLNLNIPKILGDLGVLAIPMDFLSIEAIDIGNDWPNMYWRYGQQILSALRIIKQKPNLYPLYITNFGCGPDSFILKYFSKEMGKKPYLVIEVDEHSAPAGVITRCEAFLDSIENVPTSVRTEPAVQIFKTHRTDYNGRTLLIPFMGYHSYAVAAAFRHCKINAEVIPIADERSLELGRKYTTGKECFPCILTTGDMVKVLADLNFNPKSIAFFMPESCGPCRFGQYNKLQRIILSEMGYDNVPIVSPNQASKFYETLKEYGLNFDKIAWAGVCAVDVIDKLVRKTRPYEINKGETDRVYFKCLDLICKQIEAGRDVNKVMPAIRREFESVPINSDSIGTKPVIGVTGEIYVRSHHFSNDNLVRTIEELGGEVWQASTAEWFFYVNFRRKEDSVVNKNYKELITYWVTGKYLHWAEHRLQKRFLSQPYRDKKYNLNFEEPNIETLFRYSNPYLHQTVEGEAVLSVGKCIEFILKGASGIITVMPFTCMPGTNTAAVMATVKEQYGIPYLNMAYDGLEQSTAYTRLEAFMHQAHQYMIRNKS, encoded by the coding sequence ATGAGAGATTTATACATAGGTATAGACATAGGGTCAGTTTCAATAAATGTGGCAGTTCTGGACAGTAGGGGTTTGATTAATCAAACCCCTACTGTACTAAAAGACTGGTATGTAAGGATAGAGGGTGAGCCACTAAAAAGGACTTATGACACTCTTAAGCTTGTATTCAATAGCTACCATGAGTCAGAATTTGCTGGTATGTCTGCTACAGGAAGGGGTGGTAAACTTCTGTCTAAGATACTAAATATTCCATTTGTTAACGAAATACTTGCCCATACAATCTCAACTGGCACACTCTATCCACAAGTAAAATCAATCATTGAAATAGGGGGCGAGGATTCAAAACTTATACTTATAGAATATGATAAGAATCTTGGTATGCATGTAATAAAGGACTTTGCTATGAACACAATCTGTGCTGCTGGGACTGGCTCATTTTTAGACCAGCAGGCAGCAAGGATTGGGATTGGGATTGATGAATTTAGTAAACTTGCACTCACATCTATACATCCACCAAGAATAGCTGGCAGGTGTAGTGTGTTTGCAAATACGGATATGATACACTTACAGCAAGAAGCTACCCCAGTTAATGATATAGTTGCAGGTCTATGTTTTGCACTGGCAAGGAACTTTAAGAGTGTTATTGCAAAAGGGAAAAAAGTTACAAAGCCCGTCTCATTTCAAGGGGGTGTAGCTGCAAATAAAGGGATGGTGAGAGCATTTAAAGAGACATTTGAACTATCTGAAGTATCCTATGGAAAAGATGGTGACCTTATTATACCAACTTATTTTGCATCTATGGGTGCTATAGGGTGCGCATTAAATCAAATCAAAAATGCAAAATTGGAAATTAGAAATTGGAAATTAGAAATTGAAAAAATACCTGAATTTTTAGCCAACCGTAAAGAAGAGCATAAAGGATTGCCTCCTCTTAAGGAAGTACGTCCAAAGGTTATAGCCCATCACTGGCTACAGTCTACAGTACTATCAGATGTAGGGGCGTACCCGTCCCGAACCGTGACGGGTCGGGATAGCAATACACCCCTCCCTGTATGGCTTGGTATAGATGTGGGCTCAATTTCAACAAATGTAGTGCTTGTAGATGAGAACAAGAATATTATTGCTCGTCGCTACTTGTGGACTGCTGGCAGGCCAATAGATGCTGTCCTACGTGGACTTAAGGAAATAGGAGAAGAAGTTGGTAACAGAGTAGAAGTTAAGGGAGTTGGGACTACTGGGTCTGGTAGATATATGATAGGCGACCTTGTAGGTGCAGATGTTGTCAAGAATGAGATAACAGCTCAGGCAAGGGCTTCAATTGAAGTAGACCCTACAGTTGATACAATATTTGAGATAGGGGGACAAGATTCAAAATATATATCACTGCAGAATGGGACTATTTTGGATTTTGAGATGAACAAAGTGTGTGCTGCAGGGACTGGCTCTTTCCTTGAAGAGCAGGCAGAGCGACTTAACTTGAATATAAAGGATGAATTTGGTAAGTGTGCACTTGATAGTAAATCGCCAATTAGACTTGGTGAGCGCTGCACTGTATTTATGCAATCTGATTTGACTGCATGGCAACAAAAAGGGGCAAACCGTGAAGACTTGGCAGCCGGGCTTTCGTATTCTATTGTATATAACTACTTAAATAAAGTTGTAGGCAATAAACCAATTGGCGATAATATATTCTTCCAGGGTGCAGTTGCCCATAATAAAGGGGTAGTGGCTGCTTTTGAGTCTGTCTTGAATAAGCCTGTAACAGTGCCGCCTCATAATGATGTGACTGGTGCAATAGGGGTTGCTATAATTGCTATGGAGCGTATGAAAGACAGAATACAGGAGTCAGGAGACAGAATAATAAGTAAGTTCAAAGGATTTGATTTGTGCAAAAAGAGATATAATGTTGAGAGTTTTGAATGCGACAAATGTCCGAATTCATGTGAGATAAAAAAGGTTATGCTTGAAGGCGAGGAGCCATTATACTATGGGTCGAGGTGTGAGAGGTACGAAAAGAAGTTAAAAGTTAAAAGTAAAAAGTTAAAAGTTGATTTATTTGATATTCGGAATGAACTCCTTCTTAAATCTTATAACCCACAACACACGGCTCACGATTCACAACCAGTAATTGGTATTCCGATGTCGCTCATATTTCATGAATATTTGCCATTTTGGGTAACATTTTTTCAGGAACTCGGGTGTAAGGTTATTTTATCTAATGCAACAAATAGAAAGATTGTACATGATGGAGTTGAAGTTGTGACATCTGAGCATTGTTTTCCAGTTAAGGCATGTCACGGTCATATATTGAATTTAATTGAGAAAAAAGTAGATTATATATTTATACCATCTATAATATCCATGCAAAAAGAAGACCATAAAATACAGGAAAGTTATACTTGCCCATTTGAGCAGGCTATCCCTTATGTGATAGATGCAGCACTTAATCCAGAGGCTAAAGAAATAAAGCTAATTAAACCTATCTTATACCTGAAGAGAGGGAAGAAGCATATTGAAGAAGTTATGACTAAAGTTGGTAATAAATTAGGTAAAGGTAAGTCTGCTGTTATTCACGCACTTAATAAGGCAGATGAGGCACAAAGTGAGTTTTACAAGGCTATAAAATTAATGGGAAAAGATATAATTGACTCACTTGAAGAACTTGCTATTGTGATAGTTGGTAGGCCATACAATACCTGTGATACAGGCTTAAACCTTAATATACCCAAAATATTAGGCGACCTAGGCGTGCTTGCTATTCCTATGGACTTTTTATCCATAGAGGCAATAGATATAGGAAATGATTGGCCAAATATGTATTGGAGATATGGGCAACAAATTTTATCTGCACTCCGGATAATAAAGCAAAAGCCAAACCTCTATCCTTTATATATAACAAATTTTGGCTGCGGTCCAGATTCATTTATCTTAAAATACTTCAGTAAAGAGATGGGCAAAAAGCCTTACTTAGTTATAGAGGTAGACGAACACTCTGCACCTGCTGGTGTTATAACGAGGTGCGAAGCCTTTTTAGATTCAATAGAGAATGTACCAACAAGTGTCAGGACTGAGCCAGCTGTGCAAATATTTAAAACTCACCGAACTGACTACAATGGTAGGACTTTACTTATCCCATTTATGGGCTATCACTCATATGCTGTTGCTGCCGCATTTAGACATTGTAAAATAAATGCAGAAGTTATACCAATCGCAGATGAGCGGTCACTTGAACTTGGAAGAAAATACACTACAGGTAAGGAATGTTTTCCATGTATATTAACAACAGGAGATATGGTAAAGGTTTTAGCTGACTTAAACTTTAACCCTAAAAGTATAGCATTCTTTATGCCCGAATCTTGCGGTCCTTGTAGATTTGGCCAATATAATAAACTACAAAGAATTATACTTTCTGAAATGGGTTACGATAATGTCCCTATAGTATCACCAAATCAGGCGTCTAAATTTTATGAAACTTTAAAAGAGTATGGACTAAATTTTGACAAAATAGCATGGGCAGGTGTATGTGCAGTTGACGTAATTGATAAACTTGTAAGAAAGACAAGACCGTATGAGATTAATAAGGGGGAGACAGATAGAGTTTATTTTAAATGCCTTGACCTCATATGTAAACAAATTGAAGCCGGTAGAGATGTAAACAAAGTAATGCCAGCTATAAGGAGAGAATTTGAATCTGTACCTATTAATTCCGATTCTATCGGGACTAAACCTGTGATAGGGGTTACAGGTGAGATATATGTGAGGTCGCATCATTTTTCAAATGATAATCTGGTTAGAACTATAGAAGAATTGGGCGGTGAAGTGTGGCAGGCATCAACTGCTGAATGGTTTTTCTATGTCAACTTTAGAAGAAAAGAAGATAGTGTTGTAAATAAAAATTATAAGGAGCTAATTACATATTGGGTTACAGGTAAATATCTACACTGGGCTGAACACAGGCTACAAAAAAGATTCCTGTCCCAACCTTATCGGGATAAGAAATACAATTTAAATTTTGAAGAACCTAACATTGAGACATTATTCCGCTACAGTAACCCTTATTTACACCAAACAGTTGAAGGTGAGGCAGTCCTATCAGTAGGTAAGTGTATAGAGTTCATCCTTAAAGGCGCATCCGGTATAATAACTGTGATGCCATTTACATGTATGCCCGGCACAAATACAGCTGCTGTTATGGCAACTGTAAAAGAACAATATGGTATCCCATATTTAAATATGGCATACGATGGGCTTGAGCAATCAACAGCATATACAAGACTTGAAGCCTTCATGCATCAAGCCCACCAATATATGATAAGAAATAAATCCTAA
- a CDS encoding SurA N-terminal domain-containing protein, translating to MRKLRKKMTVFLWFAATAFILFLFLEWGMRFSSSKRLSPRERGIIGVVNGKLLSYSAYSSLIGVHRERGIAPYEAEKIAFNVLVEEALLDEVFERMKLKLTDEEVVEIIRNNPPPELLKDTSLQTDGRFDYAKYHSIIASPANLGWVKSYQALIKTQLPRQLVYQNIVATVRPTTIDLSEAYLHENVSLKLEYVVIEPRGATSSKLEVKPDEVREYYEKHKEEFRVPEKPLIHYVYFQVLPTIDDESYIKEEADEIFDRAKQGVPLDTLAIEYNCKITVAENTGRGLINQTPTGAPVKRADGYHIIQGDKELVLPIRPSDETIAKVEEMATNFVEAARGRTSKAGFDDAVVDYGLKVEKSYGEIGELDLSYIDFKKPNKIIGPIEGNNCFYVLKTMGTEPSRVPDLSEVEPIVHEKYLMERAITFAKELLHVILSESKNLSKEDEFKKAMSQNGLQVKTTGLIKLENSPEGTDFFIQALNIQKDKVGIVVTDKDVYLVHCLDRVEPSQEQINKELPEFAGKWMNEEGKKVYTDWLNNLKTTANIKDYRYEIH from the coding sequence ATGCGTAAATTAAGAAAAAAGATGACGGTATTTCTATGGTTTGCTGCGACTGCATTCATATTATTTTTATTCCTTGAGTGGGGAATGCGATTTAGCTCGTCAAAGAGATTGAGCCCGAGAGAGAGGGGTATAATTGGTGTAGTTAACGGTAAGCTACTATCTTACAGTGCTTATTCAAGCCTCATTGGAGTACATAGGGAACGTGGGATTGCACCGTATGAGGCAGAAAAGATTGCATTTAATGTGCTTGTTGAAGAGGCACTACTTGACGAGGTATTTGAACGTATGAAACTTAAACTTACAGATGAAGAGGTGGTCGAAATTATAAGAAATAATCCACCACCTGAATTATTAAAAGATACTTCACTACAAACAGATGGCAGATTTGATTATGCCAAATATCATTCCATTATAGCCAGTCCAGCTAATCTTGGATGGGTTAAGTCATACCAGGCATTGATAAAGACACAGCTACCAAGACAGCTAGTGTATCAGAATATAGTGGCTACTGTTAGACCTACTACAATTGACTTATCTGAGGCATACTTACATGAAAATGTGAGCCTTAAGCTTGAATATGTGGTCATTGAGCCAAGAGGTGCGACCTCAAGTAAATTAGAAGTTAAGCCAGATGAGGTAAGAGAATATTACGAAAAACATAAAGAGGAGTTCAGAGTTCCGGAAAAGCCTTTGATACATTATGTATATTTTCAAGTCTTACCTACTATTGATGACGAATCTTATATAAAAGAGGAGGCTGACGAAATATTTGACCGCGCCAAGCAAGGGGTTCCTCTTGATACCCTTGCAATAGAATACAATTGTAAAATAACAGTTGCTGAAAATACAGGTAGGGGTTTGATTAATCAAACCCCTACTGGTGCTCCAGTGAAGAGAGCCGATGGATATCACATTATTCAAGGGGATAAAGAGTTAGTCCTCCCAATACGACCGTCTGACGAAACTATTGCAAAAGTAGAAGAGATGGCAACTAATTTTGTAGAGGCAGCTCGAGGTCGTACCTCTAAGGCTGGATTTGATGATGCAGTTGTAGATTATGGATTAAAAGTTGAAAAGAGTTACGGTGAAATAGGGGAACTCGACCTTTCTTACATAGACTTTAAGAAACCGAATAAAATTATAGGTCCAATTGAGGGCAATAATTGCTTCTATGTATTAAAGACTATGGGAACCGAGCCTTCCCGGGTACCAGATTTATCTGAAGTAGAACCTATTGTACATGAGAAATACTTAATGGAGCGAGCCATTACTTTTGCTAAAGAGTTGCTCCATGTCATTCTGAGCGAATCGAAGAATCTATCCAAAGAAGATGAGTTCAAAAAAGCTATGTCTCAAAATGGACTGCAAGTCAAAACTACAGGCTTAATAAAACTCGAAAATTCACCCGAAGGCACCGATTTCTTCATTCAAGCTTTAAATATTCAGAAGGACAAAGTTGGTATTGTGGTGACTGACAAAGATGTGTACCTCGTCCATTGTTTGGATAGGGTTGAGCCATCGCAGGAGCAAATCAATAAGGAGTTACCAGAATTTGCTGGTAAATGGATGAATGAGGAAGGTAAAAAAGTCTACACTGATTGGCTTAATAACTTAAAGACGACCGCAAACATCAAAGACTATAGATACGAAATACATTAG
- a CDS encoding DUF933 domain-containing protein, which yields MKLGIIGVQGAGKTTVFRALTYGVGARLARPYNTKAQEPNVVSVPVPDERLDFISTVFKPKKITYAEIEFIDLPGFTKSTLAMLQTADALVNVIPFFGEFKEPVKYMNEVSNEIVLRDLELCEARLDKFSKIKDRHSKCSEESLELKFLEQCKAVLEKATPLRRLEQVKLGKNELKLIKEVGFISQKPIVLILNRENEKMSDELKVKAESDGLPLIDFNAKLELEIAELNPEERDEYEKEFGTGEPPLKKFIRIGYPGLGIITFFTVVGDEVKAWLLKAETTVLKAAGKVHSDMERGFIRAQVISYNDFKTAGSFKEAKEKGLIRLVNRDHVVKDGDIIEFKFHV from the coding sequence ATGAAGCTTGGCATTATAGGAGTTCAGGGCGCAGGTAAGACGACAGTATTTAGGGCACTAACTTATGGAGTAGGGGCAAGGTTAGCGCGTCCCTATAATACTAAAGCACAGGAACCTAATGTTGTATCTGTACCAGTTCCTGACGAACGGCTTGATTTCATTTCAACTGTATTTAAGCCTAAAAAGATAACATATGCTGAGATTGAATTTATTGACTTACCCGGATTTACAAAGTCTACATTAGCAATGCTACAAACAGCTGATGCATTGGTCAATGTAATACCATTTTTTGGTGAGTTCAAAGAGCCTGTTAAATATATGAATGAAGTATCAAACGAGATTGTCTTGAGAGACCTTGAGCTATGTGAGGCAAGGCTTGATAAATTCTCAAAAATAAAAGACCGTCATTCTAAGTGTAGCGAAGAATCTCTTGAACTCAAATTTTTAGAGCAATGTAAAGCTGTACTTGAAAAAGCTACACCACTCAGAAGACTTGAACAGGTGAAACTTGGAAAAAATGAGCTAAAGTTAATAAAAGAGGTAGGTTTCATTTCACAAAAACCAATAGTGCTCATACTTAATAGAGAAAATGAGAAAATGAGTGATGAATTAAAAGTAAAAGCAGAAAGTGATGGGTTGCCTCTCATTGATTTTAATGCAAAACTTGAACTTGAGATAGCTGAACTTAATCCAGAAGAGAGGGATGAGTACGAGAAGGAGTTTGGGACAGGTGAGCCTCCATTAAAAAAATTTATCAGAATCGGCTATCCCGGATTAGGGATTATTACTTTTTTTACTGTAGTAGGTGACGAAGTCAAAGCTTGGCTACTTAAGGCAGAGACTACAGTACTTAAGGCAGCTGGTAAGGTGCATTCAGATATGGAACGCGGTTTTATACGAGCACAGGTGATTAGTTATAATGATTTTAAGACTGCTGGCTCATTTAAAGAGGCTAAAGAAAAGGGCTTGATTAGACTTGTAAATCGTGACCACGTAGTCAAGGATGGTGACATAATTGAATTTAAATTCCATGTGTAA